The Pseudomonadota bacterium genome includes a window with the following:
- the rplX gene encoding 50S ribosomal protein L24 gives MKKIKVNDQVEVIAGKDKGLVGKVIGSFHDKGRVIVEKVNMIKRHTKPSQANQQGGIIEKEAAIHVSNVMLVCPKCSKPARVGAKVLDDGMKVRVCKKCGESVEAKA, from the coding sequence ATGAAAAAAATTAAGGTAAACGATCAGGTTGAAGTCATTGCAGGCAAGGACAAGGGACTGGTCGGGAAGGTGATTGGTTCATTCCATGATAAGGGAAGAGTCATTGTTGAGAAAGTCAACATGATCAAGAGACATACCAAGCCAAGCCAGGCCAATCAGCAGGGCGGTATAATTGAGAAAGAAGCTGCGATCCACGTATCGAATGTGATGCTGGTTTGTCCCAAATGTTCCAAGCCGGCAAGGGTGGGAGCCAAGGTTCTGGATGACGGGATGAAGGTCCGGGTTTGCAAGAAATGCGGAGAATCAGTTGAAGCTAAAGCCTAA
- the rplE gene encoding 50S ribosomal protein L5, producing the protein MAALKNHYIENCVPQLMEKFGYKSIMQVPKLTQIVLNMGLGEAVQNPKIMEGAVNELTMIAGQKAVVTKAKKSIATFKLREGMPIGCRVTLRGDKMWDFLSKLINVALPRVRDFRGISAKSFDGNGNYAMGIKEHIIFPEIDYDKIDKIKGLNIVIGTTAPSDDEGRFLLKALGVPFRK; encoded by the coding sequence ATGGCTGCTTTAAAAAATCATTATATTGAGAACTGCGTACCGCAGCTCATGGAAAAATTCGGGTATAAAAGCATCATGCAGGTACCGAAGCTTACCCAGATTGTTCTGAATATGGGGCTTGGTGAAGCTGTTCAGAATCCGAAAATCATGGAGGGTGCCGTTAACGAGCTGACCATGATTGCCGGGCAGAAAGCGGTAGTGACCAAGGCCAAGAAATCCATCGCGACATTCAAGCTGCGCGAAGGCATGCCGATCGGCTGCCGGGTGACCTTGCGCGGTGACAAAATGTGGGATTTTCTGAGCAAGCTGATCAACGTTGCTCTTCCCAGGGTCAGGGACTTCCGCGGGATTTCCGCCAAATCTTTTGACGGGAACGGCAACTATGCCATGGGCATCAAGGAACACATCATCTTCCCGGAGATTGATTACGACAAGATTGACAAAATTAAGGGGTTGAATATCGTCATTGGCACCACTGCACCAAGCGATGATGAAGGGCGATTCCTGTTAAAGGCATTAGGCGTGCCTTTCAGAAAATAA
- a CDS encoding type Z 30S ribosomal protein S14: MAKKSLIAKSQRAPKFKVRAYNRCPLCGRSRAFIRKFGVCRICFRSLASHGQVTGVTKSSW; the protein is encoded by the coding sequence TTGGCTAAGAAATCTTTAATCGCTAAAAGTCAGCGTGCGCCCAAGTTTAAAGTCAGGGCTTATAATAGGTGTCCGCTCTGTGGCAGGTCACGAGCATTTATCAGAAAATTCGGTGTATGCCGGATCTGCTTCCGGTCACTGGCTTCACATGGGCAGGTAACCGGTGTTACCAAGTCCAGCTGGTAG
- the rpsH gene encoding 30S ribosomal protein S8, translating to MSMSDPLADMLTRVRNACMVKFESVEMPLSNLKTSVAKVLKDEGYISDYHVQKDDKQGVLHIDLKYGQGNQKVISGLRRISKPGCRVYVKADEIPKVMSGLGIGIISTSNGLMTDHQARKNRVGGELLCEVW from the coding sequence ATGTCTATGAGTGATCCCCTGGCAGATATGCTCACCAGGGTAAGAAATGCATGCATGGTAAAGTTTGAAAGCGTTGAAATGCCTCTTTCCAACCTGAAGACCAGTGTGGCAAAGGTTTTGAAGGATGAAGGGTATATCAGTGACTATCATGTCCAGAAAGATGACAAACAGGGAGTTCTGCATATTGATCTTAAATATGGCCAGGGCAACCAGAAGGTCATCAGCGGATTGCGCCGGATCAGCAAACCCGGGTGTCGGGTGTATGTGAAGGCTGATGAGATTCCCAAAGTTATGAGCGGTCTGGGTATAGGGATTATATCCACTTCCAATGGATTGATGACCGATCACCAGGCCAGAAAGAACAGGGTGGGTGGCGAACTCCTCTGTGAAGTCTGGTAG
- the rplF gene encoding 50S ribosomal protein L6, whose product MSRIGKQPIPIPKGTKIDLKGTHVKVTGPKGALERDIRPEIEVVEDGAQLLVKCRDNSKRTNAFSGLTRTLIHNMVVGVDQGFKKKLIIEGVGYRASVAGKVLTLNVGYSNPVEFGLPDGVQASVEKSDITLESIDKELLGLTAARIRSVRKPEPYKGKGIRYEDERIVRKVGKSAGK is encoded by the coding sequence ATGTCCAGGATTGGTAAGCAGCCTATTCCTATTCCCAAAGGAACCAAGATCGATCTGAAGGGAACACACGTTAAGGTGACGGGGCCGAAAGGTGCTCTGGAAAGGGACATCAGGCCTGAGATAGAAGTTGTTGAGGATGGTGCGCAACTTCTTGTTAAATGTAGAGACAACAGTAAGCGGACCAACGCTTTTTCGGGATTGACCCGCACTTTGATTCACAACATGGTTGTCGGGGTGGATCAGGGGTTCAAGAAGAAGCTGATCATCGAAGGTGTCGGGTATCGTGCTTCGGTGGCCGGCAAGGTCCTGACCTTGAACGTCGGGTATTCAAACCCGGTGGAGTTTGGTCTTCCGGATGGTGTTCAGGCATCGGTTGAAAAGTCGGATATTACTCTGGAATCTATCGACAAGGAGCTTCTCGGGCTTACCGCAGCAAGAATACGCAGTGTCAGAAAACCTGAGCCCTACAAGGGCAAAGGGATTCGTTATGAAGACGAGCGAATCGTGAGGAAGGTCGGTAAGTCTGCAGGAAAGTAA
- the rplR gene encoding 50S ribosomal protein L18 translates to MAKTNSKTVARQSRIKRVRKKIGGTAERPRLRVFKSSRHIYAQLIDDVTGRTLAAMSTLDGTVKSESVENKIEVARKVGMMLAEKAKQIGVEKIVFDRGGYIYHGRVKSLSDGAREGGLVF, encoded by the coding sequence ATGGCAAAAACAAATTCTAAAACAGTTGCCCGACAGAGTCGGATCAAAAGGGTTAGAAAAAAGATAGGTGGGACCGCAGAACGTCCGAGGCTGCGTGTATTCAAAAGCTCAAGGCATATCTATGCACAGCTTATTGATGACGTGACCGGTCGGACTCTGGCCGCCATGTCAACCCTTGACGGTACTGTAAAATCAGAAAGCGTTGAGAATAAAATCGAGGTTGCCCGCAAGGTTGGCATGATGCTAGCGGAAAAAGCCAAGCAGATCGGGGTCGAGAAAATTGTTTTCGATCGGGGCGGTTATATATATCACGGACGTGTGAAATCACTGTCCGATGGAGCACGCGAGGGCGGCCTGGTCTTCTGA